DNA sequence from the Streptomyces canus genome:
CATCGTCACGATGGCTTCCGGCGCCGTGGACACGGGCGGACCCGGGCTGCTCTGCTACGGCGCGGCCAAAGCAGCCGTGGTACAGCTCACGAAGACTCTGGCCACCGAGGTCGGCCGGTACGGCATCCGGGTCAACGCGGTCGCACCCGGCTGGATCCGCACTCCCATGACCGACCGCCACGACGAGGAGGCACAGGCGCACACCGAGGCACTCATGTCCCGCATGTCACCGCTCAGACGCGTCGGCGAACCGGAGGACATCGCCCACGCCGTGCTCTACCTGGCCTCCGACGCCTCGTCCTTCATGACGGGCCAGATCATCCGTCCGAACGGCGGGGTGGCGATGCCGTGGTAGCCGCACCGGCCCCACCGGAGCGCCCGGCCCCGGCAGGTCTCCCCGTCCGCCACGCCTGACGCCATCGCCCGGCGCCCACGGCTCCCGCGGCCCGTCCCTTCGGCACACAATGCACCGGCAGCAGGCTCAGCCCCCATCCACCCGCCGCGATCGCTCCTTCGAGCCCCCCGGCGTCCGGCGTCAGCACCAGCCGCGCCATGGCCCACCACCACAGCGCCCCGAGCCCGAGAGTCACCCCCCGGCGTACTGTCGGCCCCGCCATGCAGCCACCTCCAGCCCGGACGCTAGACCGCCGCCGCACCCATGGGGAGGGCGCACCAAGGGCACACGGTCGCACCGAAGCGGCCGTCGCTCCAAGATGCACGAAAACCCCGACCGGCGCCTCTCCAGTCCAGCTGGAGAGGCCCGTCCGGGGCCTCGCAGACTTACTCTCGGCGTGCCGTCGGCTCATGGCACACCAAGCGTGAGCGTCACGCCGCTACGACGTCCACCGCTTCGCTGGGCGCCTTGATGGTCACCCGTTCCGGTGGCACACCCTTGACCGAGACGGAACCCAGCATCGGGCGCACCGCTGCCGGTACCGGTGCGCTGGGCGTGGCCGCAGCGGACTGGGCCAGCTCGGCGAGGGCGAGCTCGTCGCTCACTTCCCGCATGAGTTCGGACATCCGTACGTCCAGCGCGTCGCAGATCGCGGACAGCAGCTCGGAGGAAGCCTCCTTCTGCCCCCGCTCCACCTCGGAGAGATAGCCGAGTGAGACTCGGGCGGACGAGGAGACTTCGCGCAGAGTACGGCCCTGGCGTTGGCGCTGCCGACGCAGCACGTCACCCAGCAGGCGACGGAGCAGAATCATCGGTGGCTCCCTCCTCGGACCGCGTAGCCGCATCCTTCACGCCCCACCGTACCGCCTTGCGCCGCGGCCGTGCGGGGAGCGATGTCGTGTTCACTCAGGGCTGCAAACATCAAAACCCCCCGTTCCGTT
Encoded proteins:
- a CDS encoding helix-turn-helix domain-containing protein, which gives rise to MILLRRLLGDVLRRQRQRQGRTLREVSSSARVSLGYLSEVERGQKEASSELLSAICDALDVRMSELMREVSDELALAELAQSAAATPSAPVPAAVRPMLGSVSVKGVPPERVTIKAPSEAVDVVAA